A region of uncultured Desulfobacter sp. DNA encodes the following proteins:
- a CDS encoding TonB-dependent receptor plug domain-containing protein, which yields MRTLIAVTIFISITLFFAGSVQAHTQSETALETITVTAQKQEEDVQGVPMSISVFNTQHIEALNIEAISQLSDFVPNLTLFDNGASGFDSPSMRGLHAFLDSATVSTGLFVDGVPILMATGFEDTFLDIERVEVLRGPQGTLYGKNTEAGVINIITRQPDNEFRGKIAGEYGEDNKQKVNLNLAGPIMKRIRICFLLAIP from the coding sequence ATGCGAACTCTTATTGCTGTTACCATTTTTATTTCCATCACTCTTTTTTTTGCAGGATCTGTTCAGGCCCATACACAATCTGAAACTGCCTTGGAAACTATAACAGTTACCGCCCAGAAGCAGGAAGAAGATGTTCAGGGTGTGCCCATGAGCATCAGTGTGTTTAATACCCAACACATTGAGGCGCTTAATATTGAAGCCATCTCGCAGTTAAGTGATTTTGTACCCAACCTGACCTTATTCGACAACGGCGCTTCAGGCTTTGACAGCCCTTCCATGCGCGGTCTCCATGCTTTTCTGGATTCCGCAACCGTCTCTACAGGTCTTTTTGTGGACGGCGTACCCATCCTCATGGCCACAGGTTTTGAGGATACCTTCCTGGATATAGAGCGGGTGGAAGTTCTGCGCGGCCCCCAGGGGACCTTATACGGAAAAAATACGGAGGCAGGGGTCATCAATATCATCACCCGGCAGCCGGACAATGAGTTTCGCGGCAAAATCGCAGGCGAGTACGGAGAAGATAATAAACAAAAAGTCAACCTCAACCTGGCAGGCCCCATCATGAAAAGGATAAGAATTTGCTTTTTGCTGGCGATTCCATAG